The genome window TTGCATGAAGCGCATCCTTGATTTGTATAAGAAGAGACGTGGAGGAAGTAGAAAAGTACATGCGACATCCATCAGGACCAAAGTCTTCGCCAAAGTACTTCACTAATATTTTGGCTCTACATGTTGAAGTATTCAGAGAATAGCTGCGACAAAATTTTGCAACCAGTTTTAATCCTTGACATTTAGCAAATATACATGTGATTCAATCACCACAGTTTGATGGCTAGAGACATACTGAAAACAATCACGTAGCATTCTATATGCAGCCTTTGCCTGCTCCTCACTTCTTTTATTAGGAAGGAGTGTCGGTGTTCTCAAAAAATTATAATATAGAGCTGCAGACAATATCAGAGGGAAAAGTGACCCAGTGCAGGAGGAAATAAAGAAAGGCTTGATAATAATTGATAAAAGTAGTGCATGGCGAAGTTGTACAGTGTACTCTCAATAAGGACAGAAAGGTGCAGCTAGGGATGATAataggctctaaattttacactataaaatttaagaatcagatgagattaggatcgggctttatttctaatcatttttgaactaaaattagttAAGGGCTCAAATAAATTGTGAAGGGACATTTGGATCATTGACTTCCTGCTATTCTCCTCGTGTCTGCGCCATCACTGGCGCCTAAACCTTGACCCCACAGTCCAAGGGACTCAGACGTTGACCCCGAACCGGGTACACAGGTCATTTTCGGCCATGCAGTGTAAAAACCTCTAGCAAGTAGCACCTACCATGTTACTTGACCCAGGAACTTTGTGACTATGTTTGCAGCCTTGCAGGTAAACACAAATAATACATATACAGCTCTCAAACTAGAGTATAATTCATCAATCGTCATATTCTTCAGAGTGTACTAACTGTCTACCAAAATTAAATCAAATCTGAAGCATCACAACTCACTGCAATCTGACAGCTTTCCATCTCTACCAGCACGGCCAGCTTCTTGATAATATGCTTCTAAACTCTGCACAAATCAATTAGGCACTGGTTAGAACTCAGATAAAAAAAAAGTGAAACAAAAGAAAGGCTAAGCCAATAGGTGATGTATCTGAAAACCTGAATTCTAAGAGAGAGACTGTATTCTACTAATCAAATCATATTGTTTCTGCCATGATGCTTGGCAGGCTGGCCTAAACATATTTAGCACAAGCAGCCATTTGATCACTTAATAAAAAACAAAAAAGAAAGGCAAAAGGAGAACTAGAGAAGTAATAAACAGTCAACACCCAAAATTTTCATACTGCGCTATGACAACTCCCTGATTCCCTTAACTAACACCTCTGTAAACTCCTAGGTTGGTGGCACACATTTACATGTTCAGGTGTACACCATTGGATAAACATAATATATATGTTTGCAAACAAGTTTGTACCGTATCTGCTTCTATGGCTTATGAACAGAACAATCTGTCATCCATTTTCAGCAAACAGGAGTGTGAAATGACATGAACAGGAAAATCATGTCTGCAAATTAATTAGGAAGTACTAAAAGGCCAGATTAACCTGCGGTAAACCATAGTGAATAATTCGCCTGACATTTGATTTGTCAATTCCCATGCCAAATGCTATGGTAGCCACCACAACCTACAGAGAGAAAAAGGTTACTAGAGTAGTGTGGTAGATGTACAGAAAACACGGAAAACTTCTACAGGCATGACTTCAAATGGAATATAATGTTTACTCATATAAAAATAAGATGGTGTAACAGTTATGACTTACGAGAAAAATAACTTTGTATCATCTTAACAAATAGAGATGTGAAAAGTGATTTTGCTCATGGCTCTGAACTTATGTAACTAAAGGAACTACATAGGACCATAAGATTCCAAAGATCTCTACTAGCTACAACAGTATATTACTAAACAATCATTTCGGCACTGGAATACTGAATACAGGTGAAATAACTTATGTACCAACATTTCAATAGCATTATGTATTACCAAGTTTATCAGATTCGCAAATTGGTAAATAGGCCGCCAGACATAGTATAAGAGCCATAAAACAAGAAGTGACAAGTACTGACTACATATAATGAAGATTTAGTAAATACTCCCTCTGTCCACAAATGTTGGTTGTTCTCACTTTTCGAGGAATCAAACATTTTTAACTTTGACCACATTTATATAAGAAAATTTTAATATTTATAGTACATAATTAGTATCATTAGATAAATCTTTGAATCTACTTTTGTAGTAAAATTATTCGAAGATACAAATGTTTATAATATATTATATAAATCTAGTCAAACTTAAGAAAGTTTGACTGACACGAATACCATAGCGACAAACATTTGTGGACGGAGGGAGTACTAGTCAGTTGCCCGTATATTGCTACGGTTTCTATGTATTATATAGGTAGACCTTGCTTAAATGAGATATTGATTcaaacacgattatattttttattttcaaattaTTATTACAATATCTATCCTTTGTAAAACACAAATAACTAGGGTTGCAGTGGTAGAAGACGAGTGTTTAGGTCCTTGCTGAACAGCAACGGTTCGAATCCGGCCCAGAGCTCTATTTTTTGGCAATTTATATTTGTTGGGCGTGTGGTGTGGATGACGCTGGGCGCGAGGTGGGAGGGCAACACATGACGAAACTCCCACTTTAAAGGTTTAGAGACTGAAGCATGGACCGCATCATACCAGAATTACAGTTCATTTCACATTTTAATTCAAGCCATTTTCTCATGGATTGGAAAAGCCTAGTAAATAAAGGTGTGAATGAGGAATAGGCACTAAGAGATAGTATTATTGAAattgttgaagtgtataagtggattggcTACCTTCTCCCATCAGCTTAAGCTTTGGGGTTGAACTGGTTAGTCCGTCCATTCTAACATGGTATCAGAGTCAAAGGTCTCGAGTTCGAATCCTGGTAGGGGTTTTATTTGTGCCTCCACCCATTTATTTCCACGTCTGCGCCTTTCTCTCTGGTTGCACGTGAGTGggggtgttgaagtgtataagtggattggcTACCTTCTCCCATCAGCTTAAGCTTTCGGGTTAAACTGGTTAGTGCGTCCATTCTAACAGAAATATAAAAAAGGGCCTTCCCATTTGAAACATATAGGATGATATGGATGTGGGTTTAATCACACAAATCCACTTAGACATATGCATGCCAACTGCATCCCACAACAAGTACCCCTTATACGTTAAGTACTAAAAGAGTCGCACAGTACAAATAAAAAGTTACCAATCTCTGAAGGGTAAATAAGAAATATACACATCGAACATCTATTACTCCAGGATCTCTAATTGAAAATACAAATCTCTCTTCCATGCACACTAATTTTTCAGACAAGCATAAAATGAGTACACGGAAATTTGATCTAGTAATGAAGAGGTGCAACCATCATAGCATATAACATTTCCAGTCATATCTGCGATAAAACAGAAATAAACTAAGGCAGCACTTACTACCTCTAAGTCGTTGCAGTGAAACTGCTGATGAACTTGCCTCAAATGGGATTTAGGCATCTGAAAAAAGTGTCAGATAGCTCCAAACTAATTACAGGACGTTAATATTAAGAGAATAGAAtcaatagataatctcatcaggaAAACTACAATTTGCAGCCAACTTCTAGAATATTAGAATGAATGTACAAATTGTTTACAAATCACACTTATTGATTCACTTTTCTctaacggggcgtttggatccattcattttagaggaattgaaatttacttaataatgtaacctatttagcttggaatttaacattccaccactttccaaaattcagatataagcctatctaaAATTCATGGGGTGGAAGATGAAAAATGATTTTATGTATCAGTAGAATTTATTTCTACTCTACAAATTATAGAGCGCTCTTCggctcactcctctatagtaaaaatatagcacataaatcatggtttttaaagcggtaaggcgagccaaggcgttggaccaccgcctAGACGCCTAGGCGGCGCCTAGGCGAGATAGGCGGGCAAGACGCCTAGGCGTTGGAGCTCCGCCtagacgcctaggcgacgccttaagaacagggacataaatatctccggcatcttgctaataatagtatacaaatatattttatataaaactaaattagtttaattgatatgtgactaaattattattattagaatggaattcaattccaaggatTCAAACGGGGCATAAGAGAATTAGCGAAAAGACTGAGCTCATTACGCATATAGAAAAACAATGATGATTACCTTTGCATTATATGCTGCAGCTCTGAGACCAGATTTGCAAAGGAAGTTAGCTAGTTCAACGGTTTGTTTCCTTGTGGGTACATAAACAATTGTAGAACCTTGAACACCACAATCTGAGGAGCTAGTTTGATTGGATTGAGCAGGAGACTTGGAGCTCTCAGGCTGTGAACATTCAAGGAACTCTCCACATGAAACTACAAAAGAAAGTTCAGTTTCAATCCAAGGATCTAACATACTCAAACGAACAACAATCTCAAAAATAAGATTCAAAGTACTTTTTTCTTAAATCACTGAAACTGTACACTAAAAATCAAATCaccatacacagttaatcagttaGTCCATTACCATCAAAATTATCAACTCCTTGATACAAATCCAACTCATTTTCAATGTTTTCTTCTACCAAAGTCATGCTAGTTTTTGTTTTTCCAACATTCTTATCCCCGTGGTTTGCAGAAATAACATTTGCATCTTCATCGTCTGATGCACTATCATTCAGAGATTCATATGAACTGCTTTCGGAGTCAGTGTCAATTCCATGAAGAATTTGCTGTCCTTCCCTTGAAGCCTTATATGCCCCTATCAGTTCTTGGAAGTCCTTTCCATATGATGAGGCAGAAGTTTTGCTGTGCTTTACCTGACAAATTGGGAGGGGAGACAAGCATGTAACCAGCACAGATTAGCATATAGTGGCATAAGATAACTGTTTATCAGTAGGCAGTTCTAAAAAACCTCTCAAGCTTCAACTGCATATGAACTAAGAACAAGGCGATGCACAAACAATAAGCAGGTATCACATTTTGTGAGAGGATCATGGACCTCTTGTCTCTAATAATACATAGAAAATGATGCACCCACAACTTCAAATAAATGCTTAAGTTATGAAACAAAAGGTCGTATAGCTCAACAATCACAACCATATGCGAGAGTTGAATCCCAATAGAAGACAGAAGTCAAGGTCCAGACACATGGATAGTTGTTTTCCATTCACTCCTATTCAAGGCTAAATATTTGGGTTATTTCATCATTTCAAGTCTTTTTTTATTGTCTCTTCCCATGTCAACGTAGTTCTTCATTGCATCTCTTCCCATTTACTGTCGCGCTTTAGCCCACTACCTCTAGAGATCTCCATTagacatgtccaaaccatctcaaccaaTGTTGGATAAGTTTTTCTTCAATTGGTGCTACTCCTAGCCTATCATGTATATCATCGGTTTGGACTCGATCCTTCTTTGACCACACAAATCCAATGCAATATACGCATTTTCACAACACTTATCTACTGAACATATCGTCTTTTTAAGCCAATATTCTACAGCATACAACATAACAGGTCTAATCACAATCATAccataaattatatatatatatatatataatcacaGCGATCTTACTTTCTTGCATGGACCTTATAAAGGTTAAGGAGTCTGAAGTTGAAGTCAAGTCTTCAGTTAGGCAATGCATATTGTATATCAAGCATGTAGTTTCACAGCATATCACAGTACAGTGTTCTACACACTGCATTAATATCACCTAGGAAAGGAAAACAAGCAGAACACTTGTACAGGAGTATTGCAGTAACTCACGCTGAACCGGAGATTTGGCCGAAAAAAAGAGGTTAGCACAATCGCTGTATCTTTTGACATTTTCAAGGACTTAGTAATGTCTTCTCGTACGGGAATAGTTGCAGTAGCTGTCAATGCCATCAACGGAATGTCATGCTTCAAGAACTTCAATTTGCTGGAACTGAAATTTTCTCTCAACGCAGATAATCTCCTGTTGTAAGAATATAAAGCATAGAATATAATCGTTAATAGATACTAAAGAGTTGGAAGATGATGTGACAAAATAGCAAGCAAATGTTGGTTCTTGAGTGCAAATTAAATAAATCTCACTTCATTATATGTGAAAATTAAAATGGTGTTGACAAAAAAACAATGGTAAATAATAACTTGCACCTTTAACAGAGGATATCAAACACAAGAGCAGACCTATAGTCAGGTCGAAAATCGTGGCCCCATTTAGAAACACAATGGACCTCATCAATGGCAAAAAGTGCAATCCCTGGCTTTTCTGCAAGTTTCTTCAACGGTTCCATTAATC of Zea mays cultivar B73 chromosome 8, Zm-B73-REFERENCE-NAM-5.0, whole genome shotgun sequence contains these proteins:
- the LOC100382628 gene encoding ATP-dependent DNA helicase Q-like SIM-like isoform X1, whose protein sequence is MEPDAAGCDVSADGLIAELLDMGFEFDAISAAVGAVGPRRAEVLEVLLGGSDARAGQARRGGGVPGRPALSTAQPRPAGRGMKLSNPRGRLRQSSITDHVASATGGGKESGREANISFPCSSAPGGPRVMPVAVDFCSEPGPQSQSLVENSTVESDQMDRISAVLQKHFGFSCLKAFQKEVLDAWSAHRDCIVLAATGSGKSLCFQIPALLTTKVVVVISPLISLMHDQCLKLANHGVSACFLGSGQPDSRVEGKAMAGMYKIVYVCPETILRLMEPLKKLAEKPGIALFAIDEVHCVSKWGHDFRPDYRRLSALRENFSSSKLKFLKHDIPLMALTATATIPVREDITKSLKMSKDTAIVLTSFFRPNLRFSVKHSKTSASSYGKDFQELIGAYKASREGQQILHGIDTDSESSSYESLNDSASDDEDANVISANHGDKNVGKTKTSMTLVEENIENELDLYQGVDNFDVSCGEFLECSQPESSKSPAQSNQTSSSDCGVQGSTIVYVPTRKQTVELANFLCKSGLRAAAYNAKMPKSHLRQVHQQFHCNDLEVVVATIAFGMGIDKSNVRRIIHYGLPQSLEAYYQEAGRAGRDGKLSDCTLYYNFLRTPTLLPNKRSEEQAKAAYRMLRDCFHYSLNTSTCRAKILVKYFGEDFGPDGCRMCDICTNGPPQMHDFKEEAIVFMNVLQGRSGGETDEMIYSRVPHYSSGRRGFGEAPNFRMVVSHIREKVWICFLGLLRLTRYGGKVFPVY